A stretch of the Veillonella parvula DSM 2008 genome encodes the following:
- the scfA gene encoding six-cysteine ranthipeptide SCIFF: MAKRIRTINTESLQKTAKTGGCGECQTSCQSACKTSCTVGNQVCKQK; the protein is encoded by the coding sequence ATGGCTAAACGTATTCGTACTATCAACACTGAATCCTTACAAAAAACTGCTAAAACTGGCGGTTGTGGGGAATGTCAAACATCTTGCCAATCCGCTTGTAAAACAAGCTGCACAGTTGGTAACCAAGTTTGCAAACAAAAATAA
- a CDS encoding DEAD/DEAH box helicase translates to MKSFKSLGVCDELIIALQKQGIKEPTPIQEQSIPVVFKGNDVIAKAQTGTGKTLAFLLPILQRVHTDVHQEQVLIIAPTRELIKQISDEAKELGSILNVDILPLIGGKTIEAQLQQLGRRPQVILGTPGRLLDHAKRGSLHLDCIRRVVLDEADQMLHMGFLPDIENLISQTDANRQLLLFSATIPDKIRNLAKAYMSKPISVTAEGKHITLESIDQRVYMMNPEEKTQRLIKMIEDDNPFLAIVFCNKREGAIRLSYELTAAGLNIAEMHGDLTQGRRTQILRDFAKAKTQILVATDIAARGIDIEGITHVYNYDVPRDVDYYIHRIGRTGRAGNSGIAVTFATPQDEAWLRRIERAIQATLTKYTKDGQIKTKGNASTAPKRTKLVSKPKVTSTYQSTKAKAHKARGHKGSNTRQRRASTSQTGRRGKRR, encoded by the coding sequence ATGAAATCTTTTAAATCTTTAGGTGTTTGTGATGAGCTCATCATAGCCCTACAAAAACAAGGTATCAAGGAGCCCACGCCAATTCAAGAACAATCCATTCCTGTCGTCTTTAAAGGGAATGATGTCATAGCAAAAGCTCAAACAGGCACGGGGAAGACACTAGCCTTCTTACTGCCAATTTTACAACGTGTACATACTGATGTTCATCAAGAACAAGTGCTTATCATTGCACCTACACGGGAACTAATTAAACAAATTTCCGACGAAGCGAAGGAACTAGGTTCTATTTTAAATGTAGATATCCTCCCTCTCATCGGTGGTAAAACTATTGAAGCCCAACTACAGCAACTGGGACGTCGTCCTCAAGTTATTCTAGGTACACCTGGTCGATTATTAGATCACGCAAAACGCGGTTCCCTACATTTAGATTGTATTCGCCGTGTTGTACTAGACGAAGCAGACCAAATGTTGCATATGGGTTTCTTACCAGATATTGAAAATCTCATTAGCCAAACAGACGCTAATAGGCAACTGTTGCTATTCTCTGCAACAATTCCAGATAAAATCCGAAATCTCGCAAAGGCATACATGTCTAAACCTATTTCTGTAACAGCAGAAGGCAAACATATCACGCTCGAATCAATTGATCAACGAGTGTATATGATGAATCCTGAAGAAAAAACACAACGTCTCATCAAAATGATTGAAGATGACAATCCATTCTTAGCAATTGTATTCTGTAATAAACGGGAAGGTGCCATTCGTTTATCCTACGAGTTAACCGCAGCAGGGCTTAATATTGCAGAAATGCACGGTGACTTGACACAAGGTCGTCGCACACAAATTCTACGAGACTTTGCAAAAGCTAAAACACAAATCTTAGTGGCTACCGATATTGCGGCTCGCGGTATCGACATTGAAGGTATCACACATGTATATAATTACGACGTACCTCGCGATGTAGATTACTATATCCATCGAATTGGACGTACAGGTCGTGCTGGTAACTCAGGTATTGCTGTAACATTTGCAACTCCACAGGATGAGGCTTGGTTAAGACGTATTGAACGAGCTATTCAAGCTACGCTTACCAAATATACAAAAGATGGTCAGATTAAGACTAAGGGCAACGCCAGTACTGCTCCGAAGCGCACAAAATTAGTTAGTAAACCTAAGGTTACAAGCACTTACCAATCAACTAAGGCTAAAGCTCACAAGGCACGAGGTCACAAAGGCTCAAATACACGCCAACGCCGCGCTTCTACGTCTCAGACTGGGCGTCGTGGCAAACGCAGATAA
- a CDS encoding DNA topoisomerase 3: MRLFIAEKPSMAREISKCLPENKNIQKRNGYFIQGDDVVTWVVGHVLHQAEPGDYDDKYIRWRPQDLPIVPAEWKLLVTDSSRQQFEIVKDLIDKADVIVNAGDPDREGQLLVDEVLYYVGNTKPVQRILLNALDEKSIRSALDDLRDNKDFHNLYQSALARARADWLIGMNLSRAYTLSERYKGNKVTLPIGRVKTPTLALVVRRERELAAFKPVDYFTVKVLYNHPNGVFWATWQPTDEQKGLDPDGRLINKAIADSLVEQLQSGPDGVIKAVTKSKKKDVQRLPLSLSSLQVLAGKAFSYDPQTVLDTAQKLYEKKLTTYPRSDCEYLPPNQYDDRNAILNNLQNAGDERLAQWAADADRSIKSRAWNEKKITAHHAIIPTTVACNINSLSQEERNIYFLISQAYIAQFYGEHIYEQTKIVVEQCKEEFVANGRVVIEEGWKLLYKRHKSKSTTDNDEPDLTDERGAESDPKKEIIEETDHLPAVKKNDTVLYTDSSVEAKQTKPPSRFTPSTLLQAMKEIHKFVKNEDLKKQLKAVSGIGTEATRANIIDELISRGFMKTSGKKQVLSPTETGYLLVDALPEELLYPDETAVWEERLALMSEGEDTLDSFLADQIKFLKLLIDKLGFDKVINSDQMMPNVVRTITSQNRKRPMDSESVDLSSLPVCPKCKKGRLQQRNGKFGAFLGCTNYPTCKHTQPVEGDTSSVEGNIEVSDEDKQYKCPRCNVGYFVKQEVRGRTNWICSNRSQCKTQCSDVDGVPSIYVNKSNIT; the protein is encoded by the coding sequence ATGCGGTTATTTATTGCGGAAAAGCCATCCATGGCTCGCGAAATCAGTAAATGCTTGCCAGAAAATAAGAATATCCAAAAGAGGAATGGCTATTTTATCCAGGGTGACGATGTGGTGACCTGGGTAGTAGGTCATGTACTGCATCAGGCTGAGCCCGGAGATTACGATGATAAATATATCCGTTGGCGTCCTCAAGATTTGCCTATCGTGCCAGCTGAGTGGAAATTGCTTGTCACAGATAGCAGCCGTCAACAGTTTGAGATTGTAAAAGACCTTATCGACAAAGCTGATGTCATCGTCAACGCAGGTGACCCGGATCGGGAAGGGCAACTCTTAGTTGATGAAGTTTTGTACTATGTAGGTAATACAAAACCAGTACAGCGTATTCTATTAAATGCCCTCGATGAAAAATCCATTCGTTCCGCTCTTGATGATTTGAGAGATAACAAGGACTTTCACAATCTATATCAATCTGCATTGGCAAGAGCACGGGCAGACTGGCTCATTGGGATGAATTTATCTCGGGCATATACATTATCTGAACGTTATAAAGGTAATAAGGTAACATTGCCAATTGGTCGTGTAAAGACGCCAACCTTAGCTCTTGTTGTACGTAGAGAACGAGAGTTAGCTGCATTTAAACCAGTAGACTATTTTACTGTAAAGGTATTATATAACCATCCTAATGGGGTGTTTTGGGCCACTTGGCAGCCGACAGATGAGCAAAAAGGATTAGATCCTGATGGTCGTCTTATTAATAAGGCTATAGCTGATTCATTAGTTGAACAATTGCAAAGTGGACCTGATGGTGTTATTAAAGCTGTTACTAAATCCAAAAAGAAAGATGTACAGCGTTTACCGTTATCCCTGTCATCCTTACAGGTACTGGCAGGTAAAGCCTTTTCTTATGATCCACAGACTGTACTTGATACAGCGCAAAAATTATACGAAAAGAAATTAACTACCTATCCACGTTCTGATTGTGAATATTTACCACCCAATCAATATGATGATCGCAATGCAATCCTCAACAATCTACAAAATGCAGGTGATGAGAGATTAGCACAGTGGGCTGCCGATGCAGATCGTTCTATTAAGAGCCGTGCTTGGAATGAAAAGAAAATTACCGCCCATCATGCTATTATTCCTACAACGGTGGCTTGTAATATAAATAGTTTGTCCCAAGAGGAGCGAAATATTTATTTCCTCATCAGTCAAGCTTATATTGCTCAATTTTATGGGGAGCATATTTACGAGCAAACTAAAATTGTAGTAGAACAATGTAAGGAAGAGTTTGTAGCTAATGGTCGTGTAGTTATCGAAGAAGGATGGAAATTGCTTTATAAACGACATAAGTCTAAATCTACGACGGACAATGACGAGCCCGATCTAACCGATGAGCGTGGGGCTGAGTCAGACCCTAAAAAAGAGATTATTGAAGAAACGGACCACTTGCCAGCAGTTAAAAAGAACGATACTGTTTTATATACGGATTCTTCTGTAGAGGCTAAACAAACAAAGCCACCATCCCGTTTTACGCCGTCCACATTACTACAAGCGATGAAGGAAATTCATAAATTCGTAAAAAATGAAGATTTGAAAAAACAATTAAAGGCTGTATCTGGTATTGGTACAGAAGCAACGCGGGCAAACATAATTGATGAGCTTATCAGTCGAGGCTTTATGAAAACGTCAGGGAAGAAGCAAGTCTTATCTCCAACGGAAACGGGCTATCTCTTAGTAGATGCTCTGCCAGAAGAGCTGCTTTATCCTGATGAAACAGCTGTTTGGGAAGAACGCTTAGCACTTATGAGCGAAGGAGAGGATACATTAGATTCCTTCTTAGCAGATCAAATTAAGTTTTTAAAATTATTAATTGATAAACTTGGTTTTGATAAAGTAATAAACTCTGATCAAATGATGCCAAATGTGGTACGAACTATAACGAGTCAAAATCGTAAGCGCCCTATGGATAGTGAAAGCGTAGACTTGTCTTCCTTACCTGTATGTCCTAAATGTAAAAAAGGACGTTTGCAACAGCGGAATGGTAAATTTGGTGCCTTTTTAGGGTGCACGAATTATCCTACGTGTAAACATACGCAGCCAGTAGAAGGGGATACTTCTAGTGTTGAAGGTAATATTGAAGTATCTGATGAAGATAAACAATATAAATGCCCTAGATGTAACGTAGGTTACTTTGTGAAACAAGAGGTGAGAGGTCGAACAAACTGGATTTGTAGCAATCGATCTCAATGTAAGACCCAATGTTCTGATGTAGATGGGGTACCGAGTATTTATGTTAACAAATCTAACATTACTTAG
- a CDS encoding FeoA family protein, translating to MAIKKLKDMKPGESGVINALHGSGNVKHRLVDMGLVHGTKIHVMKFAPLGDPVEIKVKNFELALRNSEADMIDVEV from the coding sequence ATGGCTATCAAGAAATTGAAGGACATGAAGCCTGGTGAATCTGGCGTTATTAACGCTCTTCATGGCAGCGGTAATGTTAAGCACCGTTTGGTTGACATGGGTCTTGTACACGGTACGAAAATTCATGTCATGAAATTTGCTCCGTTGGGCGATCCGGTGGAAATCAAAGTAAAAAACTTTGAATTAGCACTTCGTAATAGCGAAGCGGACATGATTGATGTAGAGGTTTAA
- a CDS encoding heavy metal translocating P-type ATPase — protein sequence MLQFSVVKKLRNRLHVKVTGHHFTEAEAAYVEDTLLLNDAIVDVTFYTRSSQIAIKHTGDVDAVRDAVLGLRDLDLSEAPALNEYSPRLVNKKYREMMINRTAVYLGKKAVLPAPIAAAWAWFDGIKFIGKAIKTLWQRKLTVEVLDGVAIGAALLQKDYPTAGAVMYLLGIGDILEEWTHRKSVLNLAQSMSLNVDKVWVLVDDIEVSKPVNEVVAGDQIIIRQGEVIPLDGTVIDGVVLVNESSMTGEPEAVRRDKDTSVYAGTVVEDGKAIVEVRSTSKSSRYEKIVNLIEESEQMKSGMEQQAYRMADKLVPISFIGAGLTYLLTRNVMKALSFVMVDFSCALKLSIPLAVLSAMQEASKRGITVKGGKFLEQIARADMIVFDKTGTLTKAEPEFEQIIPFNGHDADEMLKLAACIEEHFPHSMAKAIVRAAKDHALPHKEMHSDVEYVVAHGIASKVGRYRVRIGSAHYIFDDEKTKIPADEQEKFNNLPNTSSHIYLAIGGTLAAVICIKDPVREEAKQVIADLHALGIKKVVMMTGDSKRNAQRVADELGIDEVHAEVLPEDKASYVKQAKADGYTVMMVGDGINDSPAISEAHVGIAMNEGAPIAQKIANVTISSDHLQALVDLRRISIALMKRIKANYNGIVGFNGALVGGGVLGIMPPSQTAWLHNLFTLGIGLESMTPLLKKEEQKETVPTIDVTADSVVA from the coding sequence ATGTTACAATTTTCTGTAGTAAAAAAACTCAGAAATCGCTTGCATGTTAAGGTAACTGGTCATCACTTTACAGAGGCTGAAGCAGCTTATGTAGAGGATACATTACTCCTTAATGATGCAATTGTAGATGTAACCTTCTACACTCGTAGCAGTCAAATCGCCATTAAACATACTGGCGATGTTGATGCTGTGCGTGATGCAGTGTTAGGTCTACGCGATTTAGATTTGTCTGAAGCTCCAGCTTTGAACGAATACTCTCCACGCTTGGTAAATAAAAAATACCGTGAAATGATGATTAACCGCACAGCAGTTTACTTAGGTAAAAAAGCAGTGTTACCTGCACCAATTGCGGCTGCATGGGCATGGTTTGATGGGATTAAATTTATCGGTAAAGCGATTAAAACATTGTGGCAACGTAAGTTAACTGTAGAAGTACTTGATGGTGTAGCTATTGGTGCTGCATTACTTCAAAAAGATTATCCTACAGCTGGAGCCGTTATGTACCTATTGGGTATTGGTGATATCTTAGAAGAATGGACTCACCGTAAATCCGTATTGAATCTCGCTCAAAGCATGTCCTTGAACGTAGATAAAGTATGGGTATTGGTGGATGATATTGAGGTAAGCAAACCTGTTAACGAGGTTGTAGCTGGTGATCAAATTATCATTCGTCAAGGTGAAGTAATTCCATTGGATGGCACTGTAATCGATGGTGTTGTTCTTGTAAATGAAAGCTCCATGACTGGTGAACCAGAAGCAGTTCGTCGTGATAAAGATACTTCTGTTTATGCTGGTACTGTTGTTGAAGATGGTAAAGCTATTGTAGAAGTACGTAGCACATCTAAATCTTCTCGTTACGAAAAAATCGTTAACCTTATCGAAGAATCTGAACAAATGAAATCCGGTATGGAACAACAAGCATACCGCATGGCTGATAAATTAGTGCCTATTAGCTTTATCGGTGCTGGTTTAACATATTTGTTGACTCGAAATGTGATGAAAGCATTGTCTTTCGTTATGGTTGACTTCTCTTGTGCTCTAAAATTATCCATTCCATTGGCAGTACTTTCCGCTATGCAAGAAGCATCTAAACGCGGTATCACTGTTAAAGGTGGTAAGTTCTTAGAACAAATTGCACGAGCAGATATGATTGTGTTCGATAAAACTGGTACTCTTACAAAAGCAGAACCTGAGTTTGAACAAATCATTCCGTTCAACGGTCATGATGCAGATGAAATGTTGAAATTAGCTGCATGTATTGAGGAACATTTCCCTCACTCCATGGCAAAAGCAATTGTACGCGCTGCTAAGGATCATGCATTACCTCACAAGGAAATGCACTCTGACGTAGAATACGTTGTGGCTCATGGTATTGCATCTAAGGTTGGTCGCTATCGTGTACGCATTGGTAGTGCTCATTATATCTTTGATGATGAAAAAACAAAGATTCCTGCTGATGAACAAGAAAAATTCAATAATTTACCAAATACATCTTCACATATTTACCTCGCTATTGGTGGTACATTAGCAGCGGTTATTTGCATTAAAGACCCTGTACGTGAAGAGGCAAAACAAGTTATAGCTGATTTGCATGCATTAGGTATTAAAAAGGTTGTCATGATGACTGGTGACTCTAAGCGTAATGCACAACGTGTAGCTGATGAACTTGGTATTGATGAAGTGCATGCAGAAGTATTGCCAGAAGATAAAGCAAGTTATGTAAAACAAGCTAAAGCTGATGGCTATACTGTTATGATGGTAGGGGACGGTATCAATGACTCCCCGGCAATTTCTGAAGCTCATGTTGGTATCGCTATGAATGAAGGCGCTCCAATCGCTCAAAAGATTGCTAATGTTACTATTTCTTCCGACCATCTACAAGCTCTTGTAGATTTGCGCCGCATTTCTATTGCATTGATGAAACGTATCAAAGCAAATTACAATGGTATCGTTGGTTTCAATGGTGCTCTTGTAGGTGGTGGCGTACTCGGTATTATGCCGCCAAGCCAAACAGCATGGTTGCATAACCTATTCACATTGGGAATAGGGCTTGAAAGCATGACCCCATTGTTGAAAAAAGAAGAACAAAAGGAAACTGTTCCTACAATTGATGTAACAGCTGATTCTGTAGTAGCTTAA
- a CDS encoding ECF transporter S component, with product MNNIERPLDDNSTVSIHDNEKLKQVERKEAKKEKKSGITIRELTIIGLLAGITIALGLSGYGIIPLGPLNVTTLHVPTLIGAIVEGPKVGAFVGFIFGCYSLWQNITAPNILSPLFINPIISVLPRILFPVLAYLVYLLLWKAPQGPRIIVSAFMGTVFHTIMVMGLIFLLYADMFALKMNLSPDQVLGSIVFLSVTHGIPEAVFAAVIVTPVAMALRKVLRKDAPKKTKGEAMRDAKVTDHQLGETEVVETK from the coding sequence ATGAACAACATTGAACGTCCATTGGATGATAACTCAACTGTATCAATCCACGACAATGAAAAACTGAAGCAAGTTGAACGTAAAGAGGCCAAGAAAGAGAAAAAAAGTGGCATTACGATTCGAGAATTGACAATTATTGGTCTACTAGCAGGTATCACTATTGCATTAGGGCTTTCTGGTTATGGTATTATTCCATTAGGGCCGCTAAATGTAACAACTTTACATGTACCAACTCTAATTGGTGCTATTGTAGAAGGACCAAAAGTGGGGGCCTTTGTTGGCTTTATCTTTGGTTGCTATAGTTTGTGGCAAAATATTACAGCTCCTAATATTTTATCCCCACTATTTATTAATCCAATCATTTCCGTATTACCGCGTATACTTTTCCCAGTATTAGCATATTTGGTATATCTATTATTGTGGAAAGCACCGCAAGGTCCGCGTATTATTGTTTCTGCTTTTATGGGGACTGTATTTCATACGATCATGGTTATGGGATTAATCTTCTTACTCTATGCAGATATGTTTGCTCTTAAAATGAATCTTAGTCCAGATCAAGTATTAGGCTCTATTGTATTCTTGTCTGTTACACATGGTATTCCAGAAGCAGTTTTTGCTGCTGTAATTGTAACACCGGTGGCAATGGCTTTACGAAAAGTATTGCGTAAGGATGCTCCTAAGAAAACTAAAGGTGAAGCTATGCGAGACGCAAAAGTTACAGACCATCAATTAGGAGAAACTGAAGTGGTAGAAACCAAATAA
- a CDS encoding DUF6110 family protein has translation MFNFNQNNLKNANLFAAGLALGTVGLKVLTSKDAKKVYAGIVAAGLRAKETVLETAEKVQASASDVLAEAQEINEARNEEIFEENK, from the coding sequence ATGTTCAACTTCAACCAAAACAATCTTAAAAACGCTAACTTATTCGCAGCAGGTCTTGCATTGGGTACTGTAGGTCTTAAAGTGTTAACTTCCAAAGACGCAAAAAAAGTATATGCTGGTATCGTAGCAGCTGGTCTTCGCGCTAAAGAAACTGTATTAGAAACAGCTGAAAAAGTACAAGCATCCGCATCTGATGTATTGGCAGAAGCTCAAGAAATCAACGAAGCACGCAACGAAGAAATCTTTGAAGAAAACAAATAA
- the feoB gene encoding ferrous iron transport protein B yields the protein MAENGQIRIALAGNPNCGKTTMFNNITGAKQHVGNYAGVTVEKKEGYTKFDGHELLFIDLPGTYSLTARSLDELVARNVIVNDNPDVIVNVLDASNLERNLYLAAQLVELEKPMVIALNMADVAEDMGIKYDLKKMAEMTGATIVSTVGRTNIGTKELLEATVSVAASQKAPGVTINYGDLLEGKISELVEELKQAGTVTYPLRWVAVKLLEKDADVIGKVMRFENTETVIEKAKAIREEIKDQVDLDVVFQEYRHRFAVEVYNACLTQAPTQLETRSDRYDKILTHRILGLPIFMVVMWLLFNFVNTVGAIPQTWITDGFTALQAWVVTVIPEGQLQSLISDGIIAGVGAVLSFVPLILLLFLGISFLEDTGYMARAAFVIDRVMRACGLHGKSFIPLLLGFGCSVPSVMGARILDNYKDRMVTILITPFMSCSARLPVYTLFAAAFFPPEWAGTVVFGVYALGIVFGIVFAKIFRKYLFAGEAEPFVMELPPYHLPTLKATLTHMFERGIMYLKKAGTFILSASILVWFITTYPMDVEYSKDYDALHDQVAQTYEMKDAETLAHFGITTDEQKDQVNEIVDNMKSTVADATTQAEDAGEDAPEIEVEDDSEAPELFNDIKEQNEQLFPVAWSMYKNSVNLDDENQKIDQEQNSEKLEQSYAAMFGKAINPVLKPLGFDWKIGVSLVAGLAAKEVVVSTLGTIYAVGGDTLHPQALTDYLQNDPDFTPLVALTLMLFILIYPPCIAALAVIKRETGSWKWMLFMFFYENAFAWIACFIFYNIGLALGF from the coding sequence ATGGCAGAAAATGGGCAAATTCGCATTGCCTTAGCAGGTAACCCTAACTGTGGTAAGACTACAATGTTTAACAATATCACAGGGGCGAAACAACACGTTGGTAACTATGCCGGTGTTACAGTAGAAAAAAAGGAAGGCTATACGAAATTTGATGGCCATGAGTTATTGTTTATTGACTTACCAGGTACATATAGCTTAACTGCACGTTCCTTGGATGAATTGGTAGCTCGTAATGTTATTGTAAATGATAATCCTGATGTTATCGTTAACGTACTTGATGCATCTAACTTAGAACGTAACTTATATTTAGCAGCACAATTAGTGGAACTTGAAAAGCCAATGGTTATCGCTTTAAATATGGCGGACGTTGCTGAAGATATGGGTATCAAATACGACCTAAAAAAAATGGCAGAAATGACAGGGGCTACAATTGTTAGCACAGTAGGTCGTACTAATATTGGTACAAAAGAGTTGCTAGAAGCAACAGTTAGTGTAGCTGCTTCTCAAAAAGCTCCTGGTGTAACAATTAACTATGGTGATTTGTTAGAAGGCAAAATTAGTGAACTTGTAGAAGAACTAAAACAAGCTGGTACTGTTACATATCCACTTCGTTGGGTTGCTGTTAAGTTGTTAGAAAAAGATGCGGACGTTATTGGCAAAGTTATGCGCTTTGAAAATACAGAAACTGTTATTGAAAAAGCGAAAGCGATTCGTGAAGAAATCAAAGATCAAGTCGATCTTGATGTAGTATTCCAAGAATATCGTCACCGCTTCGCAGTAGAAGTATATAATGCATGTTTAACACAGGCTCCTACACAATTAGAAACGCGTTCTGACCGTTATGATAAAATTTTGACTCACCGTATTCTTGGTTTGCCAATTTTTATGGTTGTAATGTGGTTACTATTTAACTTCGTAAATACTGTAGGTGCTATTCCTCAAACTTGGATTACAGATGGCTTTACTGCATTACAGGCATGGGTAGTAACAGTTATTCCAGAAGGTCAGTTACAATCACTTATTTCTGATGGTATCATCGCCGGTGTAGGTGCTGTATTATCCTTCGTACCATTAATTCTATTATTATTCCTTGGTATCTCTTTCTTGGAAGATACAGGGTATATGGCACGTGCAGCCTTCGTTATTGACCGTGTAATGCGCGCTTGTGGTTTACATGGTAAATCGTTTATTCCTTTATTATTAGGTTTTGGTTGTTCCGTACCATCCGTAATGGGTGCACGTATCCTTGATAACTACAAAGATCGTATGGTAACAATCTTAATTACTCCATTCATGAGTTGTTCTGCACGCTTACCTGTTTATACTTTGTTTGCTGCAGCATTTTTCCCTCCTGAATGGGCTGGTACTGTAGTATTTGGTGTGTATGCATTAGGTATTGTATTTGGTATCGTATTTGCTAAAATTTTCCGCAAATATTTATTTGCTGGCGAAGCAGAACCATTCGTAATGGAATTGCCTCCATATCATTTACCAACTTTAAAAGCTACATTAACTCATATGTTTGAACGTGGTATTATGTACCTTAAAAAAGCAGGTACTTTCATCCTTTCTGCTTCCATCCTCGTATGGTTCATCACAACATATCCAATGGATGTGGAATACTCCAAAGATTATGATGCATTGCATGATCAAGTAGCTCAAACATATGAAATGAAAGATGCTGAAACTTTGGCTCATTTTGGTATCACTACAGATGAACAAAAAGATCAAGTAAATGAAATTGTTGATAATATGAAATCTACTGTAGCAGATGCCACTACACAAGCAGAGGATGCTGGAGAAGATGCTCCTGAAATCGAAGTAGAAGATGATTCCGAAGCACCTGAATTGTTCAATGACATTAAAGAACAAAATGAACAATTATTCCCAGTAGCATGGTCTATGTACAAAAATAGCGTTAATTTAGATGATGAAAATCAAAAAATTGACCAAGAACAAAATTCTGAAAAATTGGAACAATCCTATGCTGCTATGTTCGGTAAAGCAATCAACCCAGTTCTTAAACCATTAGGCTTTGACTGGAAAATCGGTGTATCTCTTGTGGCTGGTTTAGCGGCTAAAGAAGTTGTTGTATCTACATTGGGTACAATTTATGCAGTAGGTGGCGATACACTTCACCCTCAAGCATTGACTGATTACTTACAAAATGATCCAGACTTTACACCATTGGTTGCATTAACATTAATGCTATTCATCTTGATTTACCCTCCATGTATCGCAGCGCTAGCAGTTATTAAACGCGAAACTGGTTCTTGGAAATGGATGCTATTCATGTTCTTCTATGAAAATGCTTTCGCATGGATTGCATGCTTTATTTTCTACAATATCGGTTTGGCACTAGGTTTCTAA
- a CDS encoding FeoB-associated Cys-rich membrane protein, producing MDNLVIGLIVILALAYLGTKIYKQVSGKGGCGCGSGGSKSGSKKSSGCGGNCSCDGSNKALGIKRTAK from the coding sequence ATGGATAATCTTGTTATAGGACTCATAGTGATATTAGCATTGGCTTATCTTGGTACAAAAATTTATAAACAAGTGTCTGGTAAAGGTGGCTGCGGCTGTGGTAGCGGTGGCTCCAAGTCTGGCTCTAAAAAATCTTCTGGTTGCGGTGGTAACTGCAGCTGTGATGGTTCCAATAAGGCACTAGGCATTAAACGTACCGCTAAGTAA